GTGGAGGGCTATATTTTGAGTCGGATAATGACTTTGATATGTTGTCTCAGCATATGCAGCTGGGGTATTTTTCAGTGTGGTTACATGATATATTTGCGAAGAAAGATATTGTTCTTTGTCCATATTCCCCTTATCATTTGTGGGCGTTGCATTTTATGTATGAGGACTCATTGCGGGCGGAAACGATCACAATACCGGAGTTTATGTTGGAAGAGCGGCAGTGTAATTTATTCAATCTTTACTCAGAGATGCACCGGGTGCCTATGAAGGCGGGGCAGAAGGTATTATCGTTTCATATCAATATCATGCCGGCGAATATTCCGAAGCTGGTGCAACAGTATCCGGGGTTGTACAACCTGGCGAATAAGCGGTTGGAGAAGATCAGTGGTGTGATTAATGACAGACCTTACCGGATCAATGCCGTGTGTAACTATCTTGTTCAGCATATCATATCCTGTAAGTATGTAGAGGAGATGGCGCAGTATTATTTGCATAGGTGTTGTGTGGATTTGTTTCTAAACTTCGCCTTGCAGGATGCCACGCCACCGCCATCGTTACAGTTGTTTACGCCGATACAGACGGTGATGTTGCACCAGGTGTTTAATTATGTGACCACAAACCCGCAGATGAGGCATAGTGTAGCGGAACTGGCGAATATGTTTAATATGCCGGGAGCACAGTTGGCACAGGGGTTCAGACATCATTTCTGCATAGGGATCACGCCGTTTATTAATATGGTGAGGATGATGCATATTTATGATAGTATTATGAAGAAGTCGTTTACCTTGAGGATGATAGCGGCGGCGACGGGATATAGGAATGCGATAGATATGTTGAAAGAGGTAGATGCGTACTATGAGTGTAATGTGATGCTGATGCGAAGGGAGCAGTAGGAGATGCTTGATGGTATTGGGTTTTACCAGATTGATCGTATGATTATTTTTTGGCTTATCTATTCATTTCTTCTAATTTTATAGAATAAACAAGCCAAAATGGAGATCATTGATATAGAAACAAAGCTTGCCAACGACCCGGCATTCCGCAGCTGGGCCAGTCAGATCTTAATAAAATTTGTGAATTCCCCAGTGGGTGACGAAGCGGATGGATTGCACAAAGTGATCACCGACTACACCTACGCACTCGATATTCTTGATCAATACGATCACCGTACCCTTACAATAGAGGGTGTTCATAGAGCCTCATCTTTCATCGCCACCTACGACTCCGCCATGAACGCCATCAAAGGTCTTCGTGACAAATTCGGTGGCAGCAGCCTCTTTGGCAATGAAAAAGATGACTCTTTTAAAGGTTCCATCGCCAATATTTACCAATCTTTCGGTGGCAATGACCTTTATCCAAGTATAGAAGAAAAAGCCGCGCATTTGCTTTATTTCGTAGTAAAAAACCATTCATTTTCCGATGGAAATAAACGCATTGCAGCCTTTCTATTCGTATGGTTCTTAGAAAAAAATGGTATCCTCTACCGGACTGACGGTTCTAAAAGAATTGCAGACAATGCCCTGGTAGCACTCACACTGATGATAGCAGAAAGTAAACCGGATGAAAAAGATATCATGGCACAGGTAGTTGTAAACCTGATCAATGATTATAATTAAATTAGCCGGGCAAGAATGCCCGGCCATATGGATATAGACTAAAAAATTCAATCAATGTGCAATGCTAGACTATTGTTCTCAGAATTCGGTTAATGCGGAGTTAATGATCTCATATTTTTTCCCTTTTACTCATATTATTTATTATTCGTAAATAATTGTTGTTCATACGAGTCATTACCAGTAAACCATCTACCTACTGCTACTTAGGAAAAAATGAACGAAATGAACAGTCCGTATGATCGATATTTTCATATATTGCATTTATTATCAGGATCACCTATACCTGATACCCTCCAAATAACTATGACTAAAATTTACTATTGTTAACCATTAGCGCTAACACATTATGAAAACGCCCTTGAACCCGCTGAATCAGCTGGTAGAAAGCCTGCAATTCCTTAAACAGCCCGAGGACAATATTACACCGTATGAACTGATCGCTACCATACACCAGGGTACCATCAATGCTATCAGTCATCTGAAAGCAGCACTCGAAACATGCCGGTTAAACGGGCTGCATGAACAGGCCATGCAACGTTACATCCTAATCTGTCAGCAAAGGCTGTGCACCGTAATTGCTGAATTGCCGACTACCTGGTTGAATACAGAACTATCATCATCACATACTATACAGGAGAACACTGCCCTGTTACGTGCGGATATCTGTTTTCAGCTGGATGAATTTCTGATTTACCTGAGAGATACGTTTCCTCAATATTTCAACCGGTTGCTACCGTTACCGAATATTCACAGGGAAATCATCAGGCAACAATTGCTACCCGGCATTCCGCTGATTAAAAGGTGGTTTGAGATAACGGATGATAGCTGTCATGACCTGCAGAATTTGATTATGCAGTTGTTCGATCAATTGGATCCGGCATTGCCTTATCAATTGAATGATGCGAAGCTGCAGTTTTTAGTACAGCTACACCAGCATTTACTACGACTACTGGAACAGGAGAATTATAATTTACAGCATCACCAGTTGCAGTATGTGTTATTTTGCCTGAACTGTAATACCACGGATTTTTACCACTATTGTACGATCTGGCTGACCAGGCAAATGCACCTGGCGAATTCATTTGAAGAGCAGATGAAGCTGTTGAAAGAGGCGTATAGTGACATGCAACAGTTGCAGTTACGATCAGGGCAGGCGTATTGTCCGGATGCACCGGCGATCAGGGATCTATTGCAGGAATGGCTGTTTGTAGAGATCAATTTTCTGGAACGGAAGATGAAAGAGGAACCGGGGGTATTGATAGCACCGGAGAAGATCCGGACGAATATGTCCGTATCGATGATGGCGCTGATAGTAAGGCTGCTAAGAGCAATGGGACAACTGTCGCATAAGCATACAGAGGAGGTGTTTCGGTTATTGCCGAAGTACTTTTCGGCGAGGAGGAATGAGCCTTTTACAGAGAGTATTTTTAGGGCCAAATATAAGGAGGTGACGAATACTACATTGAATAGGATAGCCGGGATAGGGCAGGAGTTGTTGAAGATGATAAAACCGGAGGAACGGCCAAGGAGAACGAGACGATCGTCTTTTTAATATTTCGGCCCCCTCTGTGAGAGGGGGCCGAAATATTATTTTTCATTAATGCTGAATCTGATTCTCTGGTGCCTCATTCTGGCCCTGGTTCCTGAATGCTGGTTCCTGATTCTTGATTCCTTAATCTGATTTCCGATTTATTACTTTTTTTTCTTTTTCTTCTTCACCTTCTCCATCTCCGCATGATGCTGGTCAATCAACAACTGCCAGTTATCATTCGGTATATCTTCAGAAAACTTAATCGTCTCCCTATAATCATTCTTATCAATCTTCATCACCGTAATCTCCTTCCCTAAATACTTTTGAATCTCTTCCAGCACCGGCTTTTCCTCATCACTACAAAAAGACACCGCCTGTCCTTTCTGCACTCCACGACCCGTACGCCCTACTCTATGCACATAATTCTCCGGCACATCCGGCAAGTCATAATTCACCACATAATCCACATTCGGAATATCAATTCCTCTCGCATTCACATCAGTAGTAATCAACAACTTCACCTTCCCCGTCTTAAAATCCTCCATCGCCTCCAGCCTGTTCTCCTGCTCCTTACCACCATGCATCACCAACGCCGGCACCTCTACCCTTGCCATCGCTGCCTGCACACGTTCCGCACGCACCTTTGTTCGCACAAACACGAGGATCTTCCCTTCCGGAAACTCCTTCACCAACCGCTCCAGGAAGAACCGCTTATCATCCATGCCCACAAACGCTACCGCATGCTGTACATTCTTAGACACCGGATCTTCAGGGGAAATCTGGATCCTGATCGGATTCGTCACCACAGAATAAGCCAGATCCTTGATATCCTTGTCAATAGTCGCAGAGAAGAACAACGTCTGGTGCCTGCGGGACATATGTTTCAATACATCTCTGATATCCCTGATAAAGCCCATATCCAGCATATGATCTGCTTCATCCAAAATCAGGGTCTCGGTAAAACTCAGGTCAATAAATCCCCTGCTGATGAGGTCAAACATCCTACCTGGGGTGGCAATCAATACATCTACCCCCTGCGCCAGCTTTTTCAGCTGGGGCCCTTCGTCTACACCACCGAAAAGGCCTAATATATTCAGTTTGGTATACTTAGCGATTACAGTAAATACCTCGGCGATCTGGATCGCCAGTTCACGGGTAGGCACCATCACGACACATCTTACCTCTCCTTTCGTCTTTCTGGGGAGCCTATCGAGCTTTTGTTGCAGCAGATGCAGCACCGGGATGGCAAAAGCCGCGGTTTTTCCGGTACCGGTCTGGGCTATCGCCATTACATCGTCCCCCTTCAATATAGATGGGATCGCCTTAAATTGGATATCTGTAGGGCGTTTAAATCCCAATTCCTCCAGGCTTCTTTTAATCTCCGGGGAAATACGATATTGTTCAAATTTCATAGTGCAAAGATATGGCTGTAGGGGGAATGTACCGAATGTGGGGGGTAAAAGTGGTTTTCGGGGGTTGGATCTGAGATGATTTTTAGTCAATTTGAATGCGAAAAAATCAGGTTGAGAAAGGGATAATTTTTGTTTTTTTATTCAGAACAATCGCTGTAAATTCAATAGCAGTAAAGGTTTTAAAATAAAAAACAAATTAAATTATGAATGTCAATTTGCAACAAGAAAAGCAGATAATTTTAGATGCCTTGGATCGCACCCGAAGTGGTGTGTGGGCTACGGCGCCAGAAATTGCCGGGTATTCAGGCGTCAATCTCGAAAATGTATTAAGGATTGTGTACAATTCCCGTGAATTTATGAAATGCACTGTTAGAAGTGATGATGGATTGCCCATGTTTACATCCCGGAAGGTATATAAGGCAAGATCTCCATTCTGGCAAAAATTTTATGACTTTTTAAAAGGAGAGTATGTTTAATATCTCTATTTCCGTGCCTTATTGCATGTTAGGCGCATTGGCAGTATTAATATTGCAGTTTATTGATGACTCTAAATTAAAACTGGAAGATAGGCCGGATTACCTATCACCGCTGTATTACATCAGAGGTATATTAGGACTTATATTGGCTGGTATTCTTGGCTATGTATATTTTCAAAATGTACCGCTTATTAGCAATACGTCAATTTATTTCCATACAGGTGCATCCACGCCATTAATAATAAGGACATTGCAGAACACTTTGCCTCCGACGATGAAGGTAAAAACTAAAAAATAGTGAAAAATGTAGCATTTAACCCCTAATTTTTCTCCCTCATAATGCCTAACTTGCTCATTCACAAAACTCTCCCACATTGGCAAAGGCAAAAACAGACGCTGGCTTACCATCACGCTCTCCCCTCTCCCGATTCTTCATCAACCTCCACCCACTCAAAAGGGTCCTCATCGCCCTGCTCTCCTGCACCATCGTCTGGCTCTTTATCAAAAACGGAGACATCACTACCCTTCTCAAAACCATGATCCTTTGGGATGTATTCTCCTTCGTCTTCTGCATAGAATGTCTATACATTTTCTTCAACCGCACCACCAAAGAAATTCGTGAATACGCCAGACAGGAAGATGGCAGCCGTCTCATGGTATTCATCTTAATCATCCTCGCCTGTTTTGCCAGCATGCTCATGGTACTACTACTCATGCTATCATCAGAATCCAGGGAAGCCGGACTCGCAATTTACCTCCCTGTAGCCGTGGCCGGCATACTACTCTCCTGGGCCATGGTCCACTGTATGTTCGCCATTCACTACGCCCATATCTATTATGACGATGCTGAAGATGACAATACCCGACATGTAGGTGGATTAGAATTTCCGGAAGAAAAGAACCCTGATTATCTTGACTTTGCTTATTTCTCTTTCGTAATCGGCATGACATTTCAGGTATCTGATGTAGAAATCAGCAATAAAAAATTAAGAAGAATTGCATTACTCCATGGGTTGCTGGCCTTCGGCCTGAATACATTTGTAGTAGCATTAACGATAAACCTGGTAGGTGGGCTGAGGAATTAACAACGACAAGCCCAGGCAATAAACAGGCAACATGACTACGGAATTAACACTAGTAGTGTCTAAGGAACTAATTGTAACAAGCCAAAGCAATTAACACTAGCTGGACTAAGCAATTAACACTGGCAGCGCTAAGAAATTAACCGGAACAAGCCAAAGCAATTAACACTAACAGGGCTAAGAATTAACACTAGCTGGACTAAGAAATTAACCGGAACAAGCCAAAGCCATTAACACTAACAGGGCTAAGAATTAACACTAGCAGCGCTAAGAAATTAACCGGAACAAGCCCAGGCAATTAACACTAACAGGGCTAAGCAATTAGCCCTCACTCCAAACTCCAAAACGCCTGTGTCGCCAGCACCTCTGCCCTCCTCAACATTCTCCTCTCCCTCAACGGCCTCACTATCCCCCAATACACCTGCGCTATATACTCCCATCCAAACGCCGCCGTACTAAACACAATCATAATCCCTGCAAACAACTGCAATCCCATCATCACAGATATCCCCACATGCAACAAAACCACCGCCACATACGCATACACCCTCGTCTTTCTCCACCAGATAAATATAGGATACCCCATCTCAATCAACAACGTACTCCAACAAATCAACTTCGCCAACCATGGATACCCTGCCAGCCACTTCATATCAAATCTCGCAAACTGCCCCTGCATAAATGTCTGCCAGATCGCCTCCCCATTCCACCACTGTGCACCCATCGCCTTTTCCACACCAGAAGCCAGATACACAATACATAAATGTATCTGCAAAACCCTTATCGACAACCTATTCCACTCACTTACACTACTCTCATTATTCTTCCACGTAAATGACTCACCCACCGGCATGAGAATACAATAAAATAGCGCAATATGTAAAAACGTCTCCACCCCATACGCCGCCATAAATCCTGTATTAATAAACATCAGGTGCAAGCCCCATGCTACAATGGCGGCCACTCTTGTAAACATCCCCATCAACAAAAAGATCAGACAAACCAAATACACCCCCATCAAGAGATACACCATACTATCCCCAGGTATCCCCGTGGCTGCCGCCAGTGGCTGTAACCAGGATAACTGTGGCATCAGGGGAGACACAATCCCCTTACTCAATGCCCATGGAATTAACCCATTCACACCATACAACATCACTACATTTCCCAACAACCAACATCCCTGCACCAATCCAATAAAAGCGATCCCAATTCTAAAAAACGCCAATGGCTCGCCAGACGCAGGCGATAAAAAAAATCGCTGTAACACACCGGAATACCTGTTCATAAAATATATTTATAGATGAAATAATCATCCCCGGCAGGGGGTATTAGAAACCTTCAGGATACCTTTAGAAAACCTTTAAGGAATCTTCAGAAAACCTTCAGGATACCTTTAAAAAGCCTTTAAGAAATCTTTAAGGAATCTTCAGAAAACCTTTTGGCAACCTTCAAAAAATCATCAGGCCATCCCTAATCCTCCTACCCGACATGTTTAATTATTGACTGTTCTTCCTATAATCTTTCACCAAAAACGCCTCCCACTTTGGCGGCACCCCTTCTCTAAAATCCTTCATCTCCGGCACCAGTTTACTAATCACCGTCACCCTCACCATCGTTCCATCAGCACATTCTTTCAACACATATGCCGCACAACTCCGCGCCAGTAAAGGCTGCGCTTCCTCAATACTGAAAAAATTATAGATCGTCTGTATCCGTCTGTTACACTCGGTATTCTGGCCTTCCAATCTCATCACATGCTGAGATTTTCCATCCGCCACTGTATACAATACCGCAATTTCATTTCCAATATGCGGAGCGAAAAAACTAAAAATGTTCCCCGCACCTGTAAAGTCGCCATACCTGGATAACCAGGTAGCATGCTTTGTCCACTCCTTAAAATGAGCTGCATGCAAAGCAGCAACCGTCAAGTGGAACAGCGCGATGCTCATCCAACAAATATGCTTCCACGTTATCATAAAAAAGGTTAAAATGAAGCAGGAAAAAAGTTAAAAGAAGGAGCCAGCTGAAAACAGCGTGTAAGATTTCCAGCTGGCCCCGGGTTAAGTAGTAATAAATGGATGAAGGGCCAAAAATGTAATAGGGGTTAATCAAAGGCCGACATCAACAACAACAGCTTAAAGGGGTTAATGAAAAAAGCTGGCCCAAAGTGTTTCTATACAACCAATCAACACAATAAAATCAGTTACCTCAATACAGTCAATCTCCTCAATAAGTCCAATTACATCAAAGCAACGAATCCACTCAAACCAAATATTCATGCTTCTTCAGGCACCCCATCCCCACTCAACTTCGATCTATACCAATTTATTCCCGACCATTCATCATTGATGAACTAATTAATCCCCAATATCGCTCCTCCAGCTACCTCCTCCACATTCAACTTCTCAAACCCTCTATCGAGCAAAACAAAATTCGCCCTGATATCTTTCAACACCTGCGGATCAAAACAGCCAATCATATTCGGGAACTTTCTCCTCAAAATATCCTCCCATCTCAAACTGGTATAAATCGTCAGCTTACTCCCTGCGCCTGGCACCTGTGTAATATCTCCCAATCCATAAAATCCTCTCGTAAAATAAGGCAGCGCCGTACCCTGTGGTATTGATAACCTAAATTGCTCCAACGGAGACTTCGCCAATACCTTCGTATCTACCACATCCGGTTGCAACCTGCCCGCTGCTGTCAAAAACGTCTTTGTCGCCAACACCTGCTGCTTAGTAGACAATTCCGTAATCGTCAGATCAGCAAAAGTCTTACTATCAACTTTTTGTATTAACGCAGCCGCTCTTTTAGCTATATCCAAATAGGGAATCATGGTAGGACACGTCTTTATCCAGATCTTCTTAAACGGTGCCTTGGTATACCCAATCCTCTCTAAATAAGGGATAGGAATACCGCCAACGCCGAATTGGGTTTCATCGGATAGACCTCCATAAGTTGCTTTGGTGATGTAATTATTTCCCGGTAATCCGTCAAATGTAAGCAAATAGGTCTCCGGTGAAAGGTCTTTCAATATGGCATCCATCTCATCACTGCCTGCGGCAGCAGCCACAGCCAATTCCGAATCCGGACGCAGTGAAGCTTTCTCTTTTGTGCAGGAAAACAAAGTCAGTGCAGCTAATCCAGCTACACCCGCTAATAGTGTGCGTTTCATCTTTTGGGGTTTGAGGTTTTTAATAACAATTGTTTACCGCACAAAAGTCATGGAATTACCTCTTGCCCACAAGCAGAAAAACACCTGTTTTCACAACGTAGAAATACGCAAAATATGGGGTCAACAAATCAATGGAAGGCGAGCTACACCATAAGGCATAGCCCACCAGATATATAAGTCATCGGTAATGCTACTTACATATCAATTTCGCTAGCTGTCATATAGGTTACAGTAATTAAATCATCTGATCCAAACGATCTTGCCAGCCTTGCTGGATTTGTAAGTGCCGGTAGCAGCATCATAATAGTACGTACAGGTACCAAAGTGATCGAATTGGCATTCGTAGTCATAACCTTCTATACCTGCTTCGTAATAATTGTTACCGTACTTGTAATATTGAGTTTCCTCACGGTGATCTTTAGTGAGAGAGCTGGCAATAGCGGAACCGGCACCAATTACAACAGCCAGTGTCATTAACGATAATTTTAAATTTTGAGTCATGGGTTTACATTTTGCGGGTGACAGGGTTAACAAAACTGGGTACGTACTTTAAAATATGGATGATCAAGGCCGTAAAACAATATAACGAAGATATAAGAGTCTGCTGCAATGCTGCCGCAGTACCCGGCAATAATTATTTTTAACTTTTTATGTCGGGCCTTCACGGCTAAAACGGAATAATATTGAGCTTCACGGCAATGCCACCGCATGCACCCAACCAGGAATTCTTCATTTCAATAAGTGTATTTTATACCCTCTTTAAAAACGCCCTTCCATAAAATAATTTCTCTATATCAAAATCTCACCCTACCTTTGCGTCAAAATAACACAAAGGCCACATGCCATCATTTCATAGTTATAGAAACCCATCGCTGGCAGCGGATCTCGTTGTGTTTGGTTATCAACAAGGCACCCTTTCCATCCTGCTGCTAAACAGGAATACTGCGCCTTTCAAAGATCAATGGGTACTCCCCGGCGCCTTTCTCCTCATGGAAGAACGGCTCCGTGACACCTGTGCCCGCATTCTGAAAACCAAACTAGGTATGGACGACCTCTATCTCGAGCAACTCTGCACCTACGACGAACCCGACCGTGACCCAAGAGGCCGCGCCATCGCTGTTGCCCACTATGCCCTGGTCAACCCCGCGCGATTCGCTATCACCGCAGGTACGATGGCCAATGATGTGAAATGGTTCAATGTGAAAGAGTTACCACCCCTCGGCTTTGACCATGATATCATCGCCGCCGATGCTTTGAAAAGACTACAGCACCAAATACTCTATTACCCTGTAGGCTTCGAACTGCTCAACGACCTCTTTACCATGCCGGAACTGCACGAACTGTATGAATGCATCCTGGATATCAACATTGACAGAAGGAACTTTCGCCGCAAAATTCTCGATGCCGGATACATTATTAATACAGGCAATAAGAGAGAAGGATTGCACAACCGCCACCCCGACCTCTATCAATTTAATAAGGAACTAAAAAGTATTCACCTGAGTTTTGGTTAAGCCCACACACCCTTTCAAAATTTTACTAAGATGACATACGACAACAATTGGCTCATCGCCCAAAAACCAACCCCAACCCTCTGCTTCTTCTGGGGCCACCAACCCTCCAAAGATGGCAGTATTACCAAATCCTGTTTCAGCCAATGGTGGCATGCCCCTTTTACCGTAGATGAAAAGACATACCCCACCGCCGAACACTGGATGATGGCTGGCAAAGCCACCCTATTCGGTGATACTGAAATTGAAAAACAAATACTCAACACCCCTTCCCCTGCTTCAGTAAAAGCACTCGGAAGAAAAGTAGCCAACTTCGACCCTGCTAAATGGGATGCTGCCAAAAGAGAGATCGTGACCCAGGGGAATTTTCACAAATTCTCCCAACACCCGGATCTCAAAGCATTCCTGCTCGACACAGGCCATGAAGTGATCGTCGAAGCCAGTCCCATGGATAGAATCTGGGGCATCGGCATGGCCGCTACAAATGTAAACGCCCCATACCCTGAAAAATGGCGGGGACAGAATCTCCTCGGCTATGCACTCATGGCCGTGCGGGATCTACTTAAATAATAATACCATGAATCAAAAAGAAACATCCAAATTTCTCAGTCTCATCCTCCGCCATCAACCGGAGCTCATCGGACTGCAACTCGATAACAACGGCTGGGCAGATGTAGAGACCCTGCTTGCCCTCGCCGCACGCCGTAAACACATTACCAGGGAAGAACTCGAAACTATCGTGGCCGAAAGCGATAAACAACGCTTTGCTTTTAATGAAGACCATTCTAAAATAAGAGCCAACCAGGGACATTCTGTTCAGGTAGACCTTGAACTGCCTGTCACCACGCCACCGGAGTTCCTTTATCACGGTACCACCGGCGCCTTCGTGAACGAAATCCTGAAAACCGGCATTAAAAAAATGAGCCGTCAACACGTTCACCTCAGTATCGACAAAACCACTGCCACCAAAGTAGGCAGCCGCAGAGGTGTACCTGTTATTTTAACAATCCGGAGCGGTGACATGCACAGAGACGGCATCCCATTTTTTATATCTGCTAATGGTGTATGGTTGACGGACCATGTACCGGCTAAATACATTTCACAATGAGTGCTCACATTAAAAACGCCCTTCTGGGCCTCGCTGTCGGCGATGCCCTGGGCGTACCCGTTGAATTCCAGTCACGCGACACACTTGAAAAATTCCCTGTCACCCATATGCGGGAATTTGGCACACACGGCCAACCCGCAGGTACATGGTCCGACGATAGTTCGCTCACTTTCTGTCTTGCAGAAACACTCGTGAAAGGATATGACCTCCAGGACCTGGCGAACCGCTTTGTCAACTGGCGCTACCATGGCTATTGGACGGCTCACGGCAAAGTCTTTGACGTAGGTAACGCCACGCATACCGCTATATATTATTTGTCACAAGGTGCTCCTCCCACCACTGCAGGAGGTAACGAAGAAGATAGTAATGGCAATGGCTCTCTCATGCGTATGCTTCCCCTCTTATTTTATATAAAGGACCTGGATATTCATGACCGCTATTGTCATGTACGGGATGTATCGAGTCTTACCCACCGTCATATTCGTTCCATTTTCTGTTGCTTTATTTACCTGGAAATCGCTCTCCTTATTATGAATGGCGAGCCACCTAAAGATGCCTATCTCAATGCCATCACTGCAGTAAACAAATACTTCAAAGAGAATAATTTACCCGACGAGAAAGAACAGGGCATATTGGCACCTACGCTTTCCGGCTCCCTGGTAGATAAACCGATCAGTGAGATTCACGGTACCGGCTATGTGGTACGCACACTCGAAGCTGCTATCTGGATACTCATCCATACAAAGACATATGCAGAGGCTGTGCTTACCGCTGTCAATCTCGGCAATGACACCGATACTACCGCAGCAGTGACGGGTGGACTCGCTGGCATGCACTACGGTTGGGAAGAAATTCCAGCTGAATGGTTAAACATTTTAGCAGGAAAGGATAGAATTGAAGAACTGATTACTAACTTGCAGGTCAAATTCAATATCTAATGACCCGGACGTTTGTAATTGGAGATATTCATGGTGCATTGAAAGCATTGGAACAACTGCTAGGTCAACTCCTGTTGCAACCGACGGACAGACTTATATTCCTGGGCGACTATGTAGATGGATGGTCGCAATCCGCACAGGTGATTGAATACCTGATGGTGCTCCAGGAAAAATATGACTGCCTTGTCATCAAAGGAAATCACGATGCCTGGTGCGAACGCTGGCTGAATGGGGAAGAACCAGACCCTGTGTGGTACAGGAATGGTGGCAAACAAACAATCGCCAGCTATGAAAATGTATCTCCTGAACGTAGGTTAGTACACCTGGAATGGTTGCAAAGGCTGACCCTTTATTATATAGATGATCAGAACAGGTTATTCCTGCATGCTGGTTTTGCAAGTATGCATGGTCCTGAGAAAGAACATTACGATACAAACTTTTACTGGGACCGCTCACTGTGGGAAATGGCGCTGTGTATGGATACGCGGATCAAAAAAGATTCAATACTTTACCCGAAAAGATTATTATTATTTAAAGAGATTTTCATTGGCCATACTCCCACGGTGAATTATGATATCACCACACCAATGAATGCCTGCAATGTGTGGAATGTGGATACAGGCGCGGCATTTATGGGAAGGATCTCTGCCATGGATATCGATACAAAAGAGTATTGGCAGAGTGAACCCGCCTATGTTTTTTACCCGGGAGAAAAAGGTCGAAACAAATAAAAGACGGGCACCCGTCTTTTATTTTATCACCATTTCTTTCTTAACTAATGTCAGGTGCTCATCATTCGGATCTTCCTGATAATAATATACTATCCCATCTTCTAACACAATCCTGTTCTGCAAATCCTCATCACTTAAATAATTACACCCGTTATACACCAGCCATGGATCTGTTACCTGTTTCCATCCATTCTTCGTAAACGCCCAACTACTCATCACATAAGTACAGCCATGC
This Chitinophaga sancti DNA region includes the following protein-coding sequences:
- a CDS encoding Fic family protein, coding for MEIIDIETKLANDPAFRSWASQILIKFVNSPVGDEADGLHKVITDYTYALDILDQYDHRTLTIEGVHRASSFIATYDSAMNAIKGLRDKFGGSSLFGNEKDDSFKGSIANIYQSFGGNDLYPSIEEKAAHLLYFVVKNHSFSDGNKRIAAFLFVWFLEKNGILYRTDGSKRIADNALVALTLMIAESKPDEKDIMAQVVVNLINDYN
- a CDS encoding DEAD/DEAH box helicase encodes the protein MKFEQYRISPEIKRSLEELGFKRPTDIQFKAIPSILKGDDVMAIAQTGTGKTAAFAIPVLHLLQQKLDRLPRKTKGEVRCVVMVPTRELAIQIAEVFTVIAKYTKLNILGLFGGVDEGPQLKKLAQGVDVLIATPGRMFDLISRGFIDLSFTETLILDEADHMLDMGFIRDIRDVLKHMSRRHQTLFFSATIDKDIKDLAYSVVTNPIRIQISPEDPVSKNVQHAVAFVGMDDKRFFLERLVKEFPEGKILVFVRTKVRAERVQAAMARVEVPALVMHGGKEQENRLEAMEDFKTGKVKLLITTDVNARGIDIPNVDYVVNYDLPDVPENYVHRVGRTGRGVQKGQAVSFCSDEEKPVLEEIQKYLGKEITVMKIDKNDYRETIKFSEDIPNDNWQLLIDQHHAEMEKVKKKKKKK
- a CDS encoding DUF1345 domain-containing protein, whose translation is MAKAKTDAGLPSRSPLSRFFINLHPLKRVLIALLSCTIVWLFIKNGDITTLLKTMILWDVFSFVFCIECLYIFFNRTTKEIREYARQEDGSRLMVFILIILACFASMLMVLLLMLSSESREAGLAIYLPVAVAGILLSWAMVHCMFAIHYAHIYYDDAEDDNTRHVGGLEFPEEKNPDYLDFAYFSFVIGMTFQVSDVEISNKKLRRIALLHGLLAFGLNTFVVALTINLVGGLRN
- a CDS encoding HTTM domain-containing protein codes for the protein MNRYSGVLQRFFLSPASGEPLAFFRIGIAFIGLVQGCWLLGNVVMLYGVNGLIPWALSKGIVSPLMPQLSWLQPLAAATGIPGDSMVYLLMGVYLVCLIFLLMGMFTRVAAIVAWGLHLMFINTGFMAAYGVETFLHIALFYCILMPVGESFTWKNNESSVSEWNRLSIRVLQIHLCIVYLASGVEKAMGAQWWNGEAIWQTFMQGQFARFDMKWLAGYPWLAKLICWSTLLIEMGYPIFIWWRKTRVYAYVAVVLLHVGISVMMGLQLFAGIMIVFSTAAFGWEYIAQVYWGIVRPLRERRMLRRAEVLATQAFWSLE
- a CDS encoding NUDIX hydrolase, coding for MPSFHSYRNPSLAADLVVFGYQQGTLSILLLNRNTAPFKDQWVLPGAFLLMEERLRDTCARILKTKLGMDDLYLEQLCTYDEPDRDPRGRAIAVAHYALVNPARFAITAGTMANDVKWFNVKELPPLGFDHDIIAADALKRLQHQILYYPVGFELLNDLFTMPELHELYECILDINIDRRNFRRKILDAGYIINTGNKREGLHNRHPDLYQFNKELKSIHLSFG
- a CDS encoding NADAR family protein: MTYDNNWLIAQKPTPTLCFFWGHQPSKDGSITKSCFSQWWHAPFTVDEKTYPTAEHWMMAGKATLFGDTEIEKQILNTPSPASVKALGRKVANFDPAKWDAAKREIVTQGNFHKFSQHPDLKAFLLDTGHEVIVEASPMDRIWGIGMAATNVNAPYPEKWRGQNLLGYALMAVRDLLK
- a CDS encoding RNA 2'-phosphotransferase, which codes for MNQKETSKFLSLILRHQPELIGLQLDNNGWADVETLLALAARRKHITREELETIVAESDKQRFAFNEDHSKIRANQGHSVQVDLELPVTTPPEFLYHGTTGAFVNEILKTGIKKMSRQHVHLSIDKTTATKVGSRRGVPVILTIRSGDMHRDGIPFFISANGVWLTDHVPAKYISQ